The following proteins are co-located in the Paludibaculum fermentans genome:
- a CDS encoding transporter, with translation MRILFTVILTLFSFQQLSQAQENYEIQVYGSETMPPHKTMLEFHTNFTVQGTKTVTDGMRPTNHAWHETLELTHGFNDWFETGFYVFMTNSRGYGWQWVGDHIRPRVRVPPSWNWPVGVSLSTEVGYQRAVYAGDTWNMEIRPIVDKELGHWYMSFNPTVDRAFHGPGVASGVVFSPNFKASYAITKKINFGGEYYGSLGPLHSFAPLREQEHQIFPTLDIDFGPDWEFNFGVGLGFTGSTDHMIMKMIIGRRFGSLSWKHHSRESH, from the coding sequence ATGCGCATCTTATTCACCGTCATCCTGACGCTGTTCTCCTTTCAGCAACTCTCCCAGGCTCAGGAGAACTACGAGATCCAGGTCTACGGCAGCGAAACCATGCCGCCGCATAAGACGATGCTCGAGTTCCATACGAACTTCACGGTGCAGGGCACCAAGACCGTAACCGACGGGATGCGCCCGACGAATCATGCCTGGCATGAGACTCTCGAACTGACCCACGGCTTCAACGACTGGTTCGAGACCGGCTTCTATGTCTTCATGACCAACAGCCGCGGCTACGGCTGGCAATGGGTGGGCGATCACATCCGGCCCCGCGTGCGCGTCCCTCCCTCCTGGAATTGGCCCGTCGGCGTCAGCCTCTCCACCGAAGTGGGCTACCAGCGCGCCGTCTACGCCGGAGACACCTGGAATATGGAGATCCGCCCCATCGTCGACAAGGAACTCGGCCACTGGTACATGAGCTTCAACCCGACAGTGGACCGTGCCTTCCATGGCCCGGGCGTTGCCTCCGGTGTCGTCTTCTCTCCGAACTTCAAGGCGAGCTACGCCATCACGAAGAAGATCAACTTTGGCGGCGAGTATTACGGCTCATTGGGCCCCCTGCACTCCTTTGCCCCGCTGCGGGAACAGGAGCATCAGATCTTCCCGACACTCGACATCGACTTCGGCCCGGACTGGGAATTCAACTTCGGCGTCGGCCTCGGTTTCACCGGCTCGACCGACCACATGATCATGAAGATGATCATCGGGCGGCGCTTCGGCTCTCTCTCCTGGAAGCATCACAGCCGCGAAAGCCATTAG
- a CDS encoding (2Fe-2S)-binding protein — translation MVQLSVNGVAHKYDGDPEMPLLWYLRDLLELAGTKYGCGAGLCGACTVHLNGKPVRSCITAMKDTAGMKITTIEGLSPDGKHPLQLAWQDLNVMQCGYCQSGQIMQAAGLLKEKPKPTDADIDAYMTGNICRCGTYQRIRSAIKKAAGVKA, via the coding sequence ATGGTTCAACTGAGTGTGAATGGCGTCGCCCACAAATATGACGGTGATCCGGAGATGCCGCTGCTGTGGTATCTGCGCGATCTGCTGGAACTGGCAGGCACAAAGTATGGATGCGGAGCCGGCCTCTGCGGCGCCTGCACGGTCCATCTGAACGGAAAACCGGTGCGCAGTTGCATCACGGCCATGAAAGACACCGCCGGGATGAAGATCACCACCATCGAAGGCCTGAGCCCCGACGGCAAACACCCGCTGCAGTTGGCCTGGCAGGACCTGAACGTCATGCAGTGCGGCTACTGCCAGAGCGGCCAGATCATGCAGGCCGCCGGGCTGCTCAAGGAGAAACCGAAACCGACCGACGCCGATATCGACGCCTACATGACCGGCAACATCTGCCGCTGCGGCACCTATCAGCGCATCCGGTCCGCCATCAAGAAGGCCGCGGGAGTGAAAGCATGA
- a CDS encoding xanthine dehydrogenase family protein molybdopterin-binding subunit: MSAVYRLDRREFLGGLFSAGALVLAAPMAVEGAVPAFMPTVYLGVEPDGTVVIVAHRSEMGTGIRTSLPMVAADELGADWKRVRIEQALGDEKYGSQNTDGSCSIRDFYDALRDAGATARMMLERAAAAQWQVPLNECSAVDHEIVHRASGKKAGFGALVAAAAKQPVPAKADLKLKPASEFKYIGKGVPMADQNDIVRGKGTFGYDAKMPGMLYASIERPPVVGGSVKSFDGTAAKAVKGVKDAIVLPTFQKPYGYKQLGGVAVLADNTWAAMEGRKKLQVEWNGGENESFDSDAFRKKMSETVRSPQKAARNKGDVEKAFASAAKTHEAEYYTPLLSHAPMEPPAAVAEFKDGKVTAWAATQNPQAVQEAVSEAMGIPKTDVLCHVTLLGGGFGRKSKPDYVVEAALLSKQVGRPVKVSWTRQDDIKFDYYHACASIYMKAGLNAQGRPDAWLQRVAAPSLMNLYQKDTLELSPLELGLGFIDVPFDIANLRVENGPAAAHVRIGWLRSVNNIQHAFAIHSFVDELAHLAGRDTVDYTMDLIGPARRVDFSGQGFQHANYGQKEDKFPFDTARLRRVIEVAAEKSGWSKNKSAPGHAWGFAAHRSFLCYVATVVEVKVDKDGKLTIPTVHYAIDPGQVIHPDRVISQFQGAAVFGTSGALLGEITATGGKVKQANFNNYPVARMNEAPQQVHVHIVPSNEPPGGVGEPGVPTIAPALANAIFAATGKRIRELPLKKTKLV, from the coding sequence ATGAGCGCCGTATACCGCCTCGACCGCCGCGAATTCCTGGGCGGCCTCTTCTCCGCCGGTGCGCTCGTCCTGGCCGCCCCCATGGCCGTGGAAGGCGCTGTCCCCGCCTTCATGCCTACCGTCTATCTCGGCGTGGAACCCGATGGCACCGTGGTCATCGTGGCCCACCGCTCCGAAATGGGCACCGGCATCCGCACCTCGCTGCCCATGGTGGCCGCCGATGAACTCGGCGCCGACTGGAAGCGCGTCCGCATCGAACAGGCACTCGGCGATGAGAAGTACGGCTCGCAGAACACCGACGGCTCGTGCTCCATCCGCGACTTCTACGACGCCTTGCGCGACGCCGGAGCCACCGCCCGCATGATGCTCGAGCGCGCCGCTGCCGCCCAATGGCAGGTGCCGCTGAACGAGTGCTCCGCTGTCGATCATGAGATTGTCCATCGCGCCTCCGGCAAAAAGGCAGGCTTTGGCGCGCTGGTGGCCGCCGCCGCCAAACAGCCCGTACCCGCCAAGGCAGACCTCAAGCTGAAGCCCGCGTCCGAGTTCAAGTACATCGGCAAAGGCGTGCCGATGGCCGACCAGAACGACATCGTGCGCGGCAAAGGCACCTTCGGCTACGACGCGAAGATGCCCGGCATGCTCTACGCCTCCATCGAGCGCCCGCCGGTGGTCGGCGGCAGTGTGAAGAGCTTCGACGGCACGGCGGCCAAGGCAGTCAAAGGAGTGAAGGACGCAATCGTTCTGCCTACCTTCCAGAAACCCTACGGCTACAAGCAGCTCGGCGGAGTGGCTGTGCTCGCCGACAACACCTGGGCCGCCATGGAAGGCCGCAAGAAGTTACAGGTGGAATGGAACGGCGGTGAGAACGAATCGTTCGATTCCGACGCCTTCCGCAAGAAGATGAGCGAGACCGTCCGGTCTCCGCAAAAGGCGGCGCGCAACAAAGGCGACGTCGAAAAGGCCTTCGCCTCAGCCGCCAAAACACACGAGGCGGAGTATTACACCCCGTTGCTCTCGCACGCTCCCATGGAGCCGCCGGCCGCCGTGGCAGAGTTCAAGGACGGCAAAGTCACAGCCTGGGCGGCCACCCAGAATCCGCAGGCCGTGCAGGAAGCCGTCTCGGAAGCCATGGGCATTCCGAAGACCGACGTGCTCTGCCATGTGACCCTACTGGGCGGCGGCTTCGGCCGCAAGTCCAAGCCCGATTACGTCGTCGAGGCCGCGCTGCTCTCCAAGCAGGTCGGACGCCCGGTCAAGGTGAGCTGGACCCGCCAGGACGACATCAAGTTCGACTACTACCATGCCTGCGCCTCCATCTACATGAAGGCCGGCCTCAATGCCCAGGGACGGCCCGATGCCTGGCTGCAGCGCGTCGCCGCCCCTTCGCTGATGAACCTCTACCAGAAGGACACGCTGGAGCTCAGCCCGCTGGAGCTCGGCCTGGGCTTCATCGACGTACCCTTTGATATCGCCAACCTGCGCGTGGAGAATGGACCCGCGGCGGCCCACGTCCGCATCGGCTGGCTGCGCTCAGTCAACAACATCCAGCACGCCTTCGCCATCCACTCCTTTGTCGACGAACTGGCCCACCTGGCCGGCCGCGACACGGTGGACTACACAATGGACCTCATCGGCCCGGCGCGCCGCGTCGACTTCTCCGGACAGGGCTTCCAACACGCCAACTACGGCCAGAAGGAAGACAAGTTCCCCTTCGACACGGCCCGTCTGCGGCGCGTCATCGAAGTGGCCGCCGAGAAGTCAGGCTGGAGCAAGAACAAGTCCGCTCCGGGCCATGCCTGGGGCTTCGCGGCCCATCGCAGCTTCCTCTGCTATGTCGCCACGGTGGTCGAAGTGAAGGTGGATAAAGACGGCAAACTCACCATCCCCACGGTTCACTACGCCATTGATCCCGGCCAGGTCATCCACCCGGACCGCGTGATTTCCCAGTTCCAGGGCGCCGCGGTCTTTGGCACCAGCGGAGCCCTGCTGGGCGAGATCACCGCCACCGGCGGCAAGGTGAAGCAGGCCAACTTCAACAACTATCCGGTGGCCCGCATGAACGAGGCGCCGCAGCAGGTGCACGTACACATCGTGCCCAGCAACGAACCGCCCGGAGGCGTGGGCGAGCCCGGCGTACCCACCATCGCGCCGGCCCTGGCCAACGCCATCTTCGCGGCGACCGGCAAGCGTATCCGTGAGCTGCCGCTAAAGAAGACCAAGCTGGTGTAG
- a CDS encoding helix-turn-helix transcriptional regulator yields the protein MRRRAELADFLLTRRARLAPADVGLPNGRRRRVAGLRREEVAELAGISATWYTWMEQGRAVNVSIETLDRLAGVLSLDGREREHLFLLAGHAAPPAPSEGSQQVMGLVRQTLDSLNPTPAYLLNQRWDILAWNRAATRVFGDFGAIEEARRNVVWLTFQRDSSFGRLFVDWDRYARCVLGSFRADSSAHVGDSRWSALTGALIAESPVFADLWPNHEVAAPLMYRKELRHETAGLLTLEPLHLDVPAPAGLKIVVYLPCTDTDTPEKLRQLDRP from the coding sequence TTGAGGCGGCGCGCGGAACTGGCGGATTTCCTGCTGACGCGGCGCGCGCGGCTGGCTCCGGCGGATGTCGGGCTGCCCAACGGGCGGCGGCGGCGCGTGGCTGGCCTGCGGCGCGAAGAGGTGGCGGAGCTGGCCGGGATCAGCGCCACCTGGTACACATGGATGGAGCAAGGGCGCGCCGTGAATGTGTCCATCGAGACGCTGGACCGGCTGGCGGGCGTGCTGAGCCTGGATGGCCGCGAGCGCGAGCATCTGTTCCTGCTGGCGGGCCATGCGGCTCCACCGGCGCCGTCTGAAGGGTCGCAGCAGGTGATGGGGCTGGTGCGGCAGACGCTCGACAGTCTGAATCCCACTCCGGCCTATCTGCTGAATCAACGTTGGGACATCCTGGCCTGGAATCGGGCGGCCACACGCGTTTTCGGCGACTTCGGTGCGATCGAGGAGGCGCGGAGAAACGTGGTCTGGCTGACGTTTCAGCGGGACTCCTCCTTCGGCCGGCTCTTCGTCGATTGGGATCGTTACGCGCGTTGCGTGCTGGGCAGTTTCCGGGCGGATTCCAGCGCGCACGTGGGCGATTCGCGGTGGTCTGCGCTGACCGGGGCGCTCATCGCGGAGAGCCCTGTGTTTGCGGATTTGTGGCCCAATCACGAGGTGGCTGCCCCGTTGATGTACCGCAAGGAGTTGCGGCACGAGACGGCGGGCTTGCTCACGCTCGAGCCGCTGCATCTGGATGTGCCGGCTCCGGCGGGTTTGAAGATCGTTGTATACCTGCCGTGCACGGATACGGATACGCCGGAGAAACTGCGGCAGCTCGACCGGCCGTAA
- a CDS encoding SDR family NAD(P)-dependent oxidoreductase: MNLQLEGKSAVVTGGTAGIGQAIATQLAQEGVQVFITGRTQASLDRAIAEITPKLAGRGSVTGILADLGTREGADALVRELPSVDILVNNLGIYEPKPFVDIPDEDWLRLFEVNVLSGVRTSRAYLPGMLARKTGRIIFIASESAVAVPAEMMHYGMTKTAQLSLSRGLAEMTTGTGVTVNTVMPGPTMSAGIVDFIKSISDDPTADFAQLEAAFFKKHRSASLLQRLIQPEEIASLVAYLASPLAAATNGAAVRAEGGLVHSIV, translated from the coding sequence ATGAACCTTCAATTGGAAGGCAAGTCCGCCGTCGTCACCGGCGGGACCGCGGGCATCGGCCAAGCCATCGCCACGCAGCTCGCGCAGGAAGGTGTCCAGGTCTTCATTACCGGCCGGACCCAGGCCAGCCTCGACCGCGCCATTGCCGAAATCACCCCGAAACTCGCCGGCCGCGGCAGCGTCACCGGCATTCTGGCCGATCTCGGCACCCGCGAAGGCGCCGATGCCCTCGTGCGTGAATTGCCCTCAGTCGACATCCTCGTCAACAACCTCGGCATCTACGAACCCAAGCCCTTCGTCGACATCCCCGACGAAGACTGGCTGCGCCTCTTCGAAGTCAACGTACTGAGCGGCGTCCGCACCTCCCGTGCCTACCTGCCCGGCATGCTGGCGCGCAAGACCGGCCGCATCATCTTCATCGCCAGTGAATCGGCCGTCGCCGTCCCCGCCGAGATGATGCACTACGGCATGACCAAGACGGCGCAGCTCTCCCTCTCCCGAGGCCTGGCCGAGATGACCACCGGCACCGGAGTCACCGTCAACACCGTCATGCCCGGACCCACGATGTCCGCCGGCATCGTCGACTTCATCAAATCGATCTCCGATGACCCCACCGCGGACTTCGCTCAACTGGAGGCCGCCTTCTTCAAGAAGCACCGCTCCGCTTCCCTGCTCCAGCGCCTGATCCAGCCCGAAGAGATCGCCAGCCTGGTCGCCTACCTGGCCAGTCCGCTGGCGGCGGCCACCAACGGCGCGGCGGTGCGGGCGGAAGGCGGACTCGTCCACTCCATCGTCTGA
- the rtcA gene encoding RNA 3'-terminal phosphate cyclase: MIQIDGSFGEGGGQILRTALSLSLVTGRPIQIDNIRAGRERPGLLRQHLTAVLAAAEIGQAQVEGAVLGSTSIGFVPGPVKAGEYRFAVGSAGSGTLVFQTVLPALMLATSPSKLVIEGGTHNDAAPPFPFLERAFLPLVERMGPRVQVRLERPGFYPAGGGRFTAEILPTVRLKPLHLGERAEMTGRRVVAIVANLPRDIAEREVKTAARLLEWGPETQVIESTRESAGPGNVVMVEVESRAVTEIFTAFGKVGVSAERVAKVAVLDARAYLGSKAAVGEHLADQLLLPMALAGSGSFTAVKLNRHAQTNMEVIRRFLPVRFECSEAGGHVAVAVRPE, encoded by the coding sequence TTGATTCAAATTGACGGGTCGTTTGGGGAAGGCGGAGGGCAGATCCTGCGGACGGCGCTCAGCCTTTCCCTGGTGACCGGCCGGCCCATCCAGATCGACAACATTCGTGCGGGCCGCGAGCGGCCGGGGCTTCTGCGCCAGCATTTGACGGCGGTGCTGGCGGCGGCGGAGATCGGGCAGGCGCAGGTGGAGGGCGCGGTGCTGGGGTCGACTTCGATCGGGTTCGTGCCGGGCCCTGTGAAGGCAGGTGAGTATCGGTTTGCGGTTGGGTCGGCGGGTAGCGGGACGCTGGTGTTCCAGACTGTTCTGCCGGCGTTGATGCTGGCGACGAGTCCGAGCAAGTTGGTGATCGAAGGCGGGACGCACAACGACGCGGCGCCGCCGTTTCCGTTCCTGGAGCGGGCGTTCCTGCCGCTGGTGGAGCGGATGGGGCCGCGGGTCCAGGTTCGATTGGAACGGCCCGGGTTCTATCCGGCGGGCGGCGGGCGGTTCACGGCGGAGATCCTGCCGACGGTCCGGCTGAAGCCGCTGCATCTCGGCGAGCGGGCGGAGATGACGGGCCGGCGCGTGGTGGCGATTGTGGCGAACCTGCCGAGGGACATCGCCGAGCGGGAGGTGAAGACCGCGGCGCGGCTTCTCGAGTGGGGTCCGGAGACCCAGGTGATCGAGTCGACGCGCGAGTCGGCGGGTCCGGGCAACGTCGTGATGGTGGAGGTGGAGAGCCGCGCGGTGACGGAGATCTTCACGGCGTTCGGGAAGGTCGGGGTGAGTGCCGAGCGGGTGGCGAAGGTGGCGGTGCTGGATGCGCGGGCGTACCTGGGGTCGAAGGCGGCTGTGGGCGAGCACCTGGCGGATCAACTGCTGCTGCCGATGGCGCTGGCGGGTTCGGGTTCCTTCACTGCCGTGAAGCTGAACCGGCACGCGCAGACCAATATGGAAGTGATCCGGCGGTTCCTGCCTGTGCGCTTCGAGTGCAGCGAAGCCGGAGGACACGTAGCTGTTGCGGTGCGGCCGGAGTGA
- a CDS encoding RtcB family protein: MPELTGYNVITTEKGVPIKAWTKGVQVEDQARQQLINASQLPFIYKWIAAMPDVHWGVGATVGSVIPTKGAIIPAAVGVDIGCGMMAVQTDLDANHLPDSLKAIRSAIEAAVPHGRTNHGGAGDRGAWGSIPLRNQEVWRDELKDRYDTVLRKHPKLDRGNHANHLGTLGTGNHFIEVCLDEADHVWFMLHSGSRGVGNRMGSYFIELARKEMRRFYINLPDIDLAYFPEHTEHFDDYVEAVEWAQDYARRNRDLMMEQILGAVRASGKLPPFTTELKVINCHHNYVARESHFGENVLVTRKGAVRAREGDMGIIPGSMGARSYIVRGKGNVESFHSCSHGAGRAMSRNEARRRFSLDDHIRMTEGVECRKDEAVIDETPAAYKPIDAVMAAQADLVEIVHTLRQVVCVKG; encoded by the coding sequence ATGCCTGAATTGACCGGATACAACGTCATCACGACAGAGAAGGGGGTCCCCATCAAGGCCTGGACGAAGGGCGTCCAGGTGGAGGACCAGGCGCGCCAGCAGTTGATCAACGCGTCGCAGTTGCCCTTCATCTACAAATGGATCGCCGCGATGCCGGACGTGCATTGGGGCGTCGGCGCGACCGTCGGCAGCGTGATTCCTACCAAGGGTGCAATCATTCCGGCGGCTGTCGGAGTGGACATCGGGTGCGGCATGATGGCGGTGCAGACCGACCTGGATGCGAACCATCTGCCGGACAGCCTGAAGGCGATCCGGTCTGCGATTGAGGCGGCTGTTCCGCATGGGCGGACGAACCATGGCGGAGCGGGCGACCGCGGCGCGTGGGGCTCGATTCCCCTGCGCAACCAGGAGGTCTGGCGGGACGAGCTGAAGGATCGGTACGACACCGTTCTCCGGAAGCATCCCAAGCTGGATCGCGGCAACCATGCGAACCACCTGGGGACGCTGGGTACGGGCAACCACTTCATCGAGGTCTGCCTGGATGAGGCGGATCACGTCTGGTTCATGCTGCACAGCGGTTCGCGCGGCGTCGGCAACCGGATGGGCAGCTACTTCATTGAGCTGGCCCGGAAGGAGATGCGGCGATTCTACATCAACCTGCCGGATATCGACTTGGCGTACTTTCCGGAGCACACGGAGCACTTCGACGACTATGTCGAGGCGGTCGAGTGGGCCCAGGACTACGCGCGGCGGAACCGGGACCTGATGATGGAGCAGATCCTCGGCGCGGTACGGGCGTCCGGCAAGCTGCCGCCGTTCACCACGGAGTTGAAGGTGATCAACTGTCACCACAACTACGTGGCGCGGGAGTCGCACTTCGGCGAGAACGTGCTGGTGACCCGGAAGGGCGCGGTGCGGGCGCGCGAGGGCGATATGGGGATCATCCCCGGCAGCATGGGGGCGCGGTCGTATATCGTGCGCGGCAAGGGCAACGTGGAGAGCTTCCATAGCTGCAGCCACGGGGCCGGGCGAGCGATGTCGCGCAACGAGGCGCGGCGCCGCTTCTCGCTGGACGACCACATCCGCATGACCGAGGGTGTGGAGTGCCGGAAGGACGAGGCGGTGATCGATGAGACGCCGGCGGCGTACAAGCCGATTGATGCGGTGATGGCGGCGCAGGCGGATCTTGTCGAGATCGTGCATACCTTGCGGCAGGTGGTTTGCGTGAAGGGCTGA